In the genome of Phycisphaerales bacterium, one region contains:
- a CDS encoding S9 family peptidase, which translates to MYRYTFLWSAALVTLVASTNPFAAGDDAPLRYPETRKIDQVDTLFGVEIADPYRWLEDLDAPETAAWVAAQNEVTFGFLAGTPGRDTLGARITALIDYERYGLPSKEGGRYFYSRNDGLQPQSVIYVADRLDAEPRVLLDPNKLSADGTIAVRGTFVSDDGQWLAYTLTSGGSDWNEIRVRNVETGEDSEDHIRWVKFSGASWTRDNAGFYYTRYDEPTGNKLEQVNRFPKLMYHRLGTAQSEDRLVYERPDQPDWGIGGGVTEDGRYLIIYLSEGTKRENRIYYQELTSESPRTVPLLDEADAQYSFVGNDGPRFWFFTNLEAPRGRLVEIDIRQPERVNWKELIAEAADTLQGVSAVGGHFVAEYLQDAKSRVVVFDRTGQRVRDVDLPTLGTTGGFGGKWDDAETFFVFTSFVVPPRIYRYDVTTGERTLFREPKVAFDPERYETKQVFYPSKDGTRVPMFITHRKGLVLDGQQPTLLYGYGGFNAAMTPSFSVSRVVWLELGGVYVLANIRGGGEYGREWHDGGKLENKQNCFDDFHAAAEWLIANQYTRPARLAIEGGSNGGLLVAACILQRPDLYGAGVAAVGVLDMLRFHKFTIGWAWKSDYGDPDVEADFRTLLKYSPLHNIKTGTCYPALLATTGDHDDRVVPSHSFKFIAALQAAQGCANPVLIRVETRAGHGAGKPTQKIIEEMADKYAFLMRVLGMTLPTGEPR; encoded by the coding sequence ATGTACCGTTACACGTTCCTGTGGTCTGCTGCGTTGGTCACCCTGGTTGCGTCGACCAATCCGTTCGCCGCCGGCGACGACGCCCCGCTGCGCTATCCCGAGACCCGCAAGATCGACCAGGTCGATACGCTCTTCGGAGTCGAGATCGCCGACCCGTATCGCTGGCTGGAGGATCTCGATGCGCCCGAGACCGCGGCGTGGGTGGCGGCGCAGAACGAAGTCACCTTCGGCTTCCTCGCGGGAACACCCGGGCGCGACACACTGGGTGCCCGCATCACGGCGCTGATCGACTACGAGCGCTACGGCCTGCCTTCCAAGGAGGGTGGCCGCTACTTCTACAGCCGGAACGACGGACTGCAACCGCAATCCGTCATCTATGTCGCCGACCGGCTCGACGCCGAGCCGCGCGTGCTGCTCGACCCGAACAAGCTCTCCGCGGACGGCACCATCGCGGTGCGCGGCACGTTCGTAAGCGACGACGGCCAGTGGCTGGCGTACACCCTCACCAGTGGCGGCTCGGACTGGAACGAGATTCGCGTACGCAATGTCGAAACCGGTGAGGATAGCGAAGACCACATCCGGTGGGTGAAATTCTCCGGCGCGTCGTGGACCCGGGACAACGCGGGCTTCTACTACACCCGCTACGACGAGCCCACGGGTAACAAACTGGAGCAGGTCAATCGCTTCCCGAAGCTCATGTACCACCGCCTCGGCACAGCGCAGTCCGAAGATCGTCTTGTATATGAGCGTCCGGACCAGCCCGACTGGGGCATCGGTGGCGGTGTCACCGAGGATGGCCGCTACCTCATTATCTACCTGTCCGAGGGGACGAAGCGCGAGAACCGAATCTACTACCAGGAGCTCACCAGTGAGTCCCCCCGGACGGTTCCGCTGCTGGATGAAGCGGATGCGCAGTACAGCTTCGTGGGCAACGACGGACCGCGCTTCTGGTTCTTCACGAACCTGGAAGCGCCGCGTGGCCGGCTGGTCGAGATCGACATCCGCCAGCCCGAGCGCGTGAACTGGAAGGAGCTGATTGCGGAGGCCGCGGATACGCTCCAGGGAGTCAGTGCCGTCGGCGGGCACTTCGTGGCGGAGTACCTGCAGGACGCCAAGAGCCGAGTGGTGGTGTTTGATCGCACCGGGCAGCGCGTGCGTGATGTGGACCTCCCCACCCTGGGCACCACAGGCGGTTTCGGCGGCAAGTGGGACGATGCCGAGACGTTCTTCGTCTTTACCAGCTTCGTCGTGCCGCCGCGCATCTACCGGTACGACGTGACGACCGGTGAACGTACGCTCTTCCGTGAGCCCAAGGTGGCCTTCGATCCGGAGCGCTACGAGACGAAGCAGGTCTTCTACCCGAGCAAAGACGGTACGCGCGTCCCGATGTTCATCACCCACCGCAAGGGCCTGGTACTCGACGGTCAGCAGCCGACCCTGCTGTACGGCTACGGTGGATTCAACGCCGCCATGACGCCTTCGTTCTCGGTCAGCCGCGTCGTGTGGCTGGAGTTGGGCGGCGTCTACGTGCTGGCGAATATCCGCGGTGGCGGCGAATACGGCCGGGAGTGGCACGACGGCGGCAAGCTGGAGAACAAGCAGAACTGCTTCGACGATTTTCATGCGGCGGCCGAATGGCTCATTGCGAACCAGTACACTCGGCCCGCCCGGCTGGCAATCGAAGGCGGCAGCAACGGTGGCCTGCTGGTCGCGGCTTGTATCCTGCAACGGCCGGATCTCTATGGCGCAGGGGTGGCGGCCGTCGGTGTGCTCGACATGCTCCGGTTCCACAAGTTCACCATCGGCTGGGCCTGGAAAAGCGATTATGGCGATCCGGACGTTGAAGCCGATTTCCGCACGCTGTTGAAGTACAGTCCCCTGCACAACATCAAGACCGGGACATGCTACCCGGCTCTCCTGGCGACCACCGGCGACCACGATGACCGCGTGGTTCCCTCGCACAGCTTCAAGTTCATCGCGGCGCTCCAGGCCGCGCAGGGCTGCGCCAACCCGGTGCTGATTCGCGTGGAGACACGGGCCGGCCACGGTGCCGGCAAACCGACGCAGAAGATCATCGAGGAGATGGCTGACAAGTACGCCTTCCTCATGCGCGTGCTCGGCATGACACTACCCACCGGGGAGCCGCGCTGA